The proteins below come from a single Miscanthus floridulus cultivar M001 chromosome 1, ASM1932011v1, whole genome shotgun sequence genomic window:
- the LOC136474200 gene encoding adenylosuccinate synthetase 2, chloroplastic-like, which produces MPLAPLSLDPAPFPLIRPAAGCGGRVLPVPGPAPRLCWPLRAAPVAPATTDEPSAAARGRLESLSQVAGVLGTQWGDEGKGKLVDILAQRFDIVARCQGGANAGHTIYNSEGKKFALHLVPSGILNENTQCVIGNGAVVHLPGFFKEIDGLESSGISCKGRLLVSDRAHLLFDLHQVVDGLREVELGNSLIGTTKRGIGPCYSNKVTRNGLRVSDLRHMDTFGAKLNNLLRDAALRFKDFEYDSKILKEEVEKYKRFAERLEPFITDTVHFMNQSILQKKKILVEGGQATMLDIDFGTYPFVTSSSPSAGGICTGLGIAPRSLGDIIGVVKAYTTRVGSGPFPTELLSKTGDLLRASGMEFGTTTGRPRRCGWLDIVALKYCCQINGFSSLNLTKLDVLTGLEEIKLGTSYYTDDGNTVQSFPADLDLLEQIKVKYEALPGWEQDISSIRDYSDLPETARRYVERIEELVGIPVHYIGVGPGRDALIYK; this is translated from the exons ATGCCGCTAGCTCCTCTGTCGCTGGACCCCGCCCCCTTCCCTCTCATCCGCCCCGCCGCCGGCTGCGGCGGACGCGTCCTCCCGGTCCCGGGGCCTGCACCGCGCCTATGTTGGCCGCTGAGGGCGGCTCCCGTGGCACCCGCCACCACGGATGAGCCGTCTGCGGCCGCGCGGGGCCGGCTGGAGTCGCTGAGCCAGGTGGCCGGAGTGCTGGGCACGCAGTGGGGCGACGAGGGAAAGGGAAAGCTCGTCGACATCCTCGCCCAGCGCTTCGACATCGTCGCTCGGTGccag GGTGGAGCTAATGCTGGACATACCATATACAATTCTGAAGGGAAGAAGTTTGCACTTCATCTTGTTCCGTCAGGCATCCTTAATGAAAACACTCAGTGTGTGATTGGTAATGGAGCAGTTGTTCATCTTCCTGGATTCTTTAAGGAAATCGATGGGCTAGAGTCTAGTGGAATTTCTTGCAAGGGAAGGCTTTTGGTATCAGACCGTGCCCATCTTTTGTTTGATCTTCATCAAGTTGTTGATGGTCTTAGAGAGGTAGAGCTTGGGAATTCCCTTATAGGGACAACGAAGAGAGGAATTGGACCATGCTATTCCAACAAGGTTACGAGGAATGGACTCAGAGTTAGTGATCTGCGACACATGGATACCTTTGGTGCAAAACTCAACAACCTACTAAGAGATGCAGCTCTACGCTTCAAAGATTTTGAATACGATAGCAAGATTCTCAAAGAGGAAGTTGAGAAGTATAAAAGGTTTGCTGAACGATTGGAACCTTTTATCACCGATACTGTGCATTTCATGAATCAGTCGATTTtgcagaagaagaaaatattggtTGAAGGTGGTCAAGCTACCATGTTAGACATAGACTTTGGGACCTACCCCTTTGTTACTTCCTCAAGTCCCTCAGCTGGTGGAATCTGTACTGGGCTTGGTATTGCTCCCAGAAGTCTCGGTGATATCATTGGAGTG GTAAAAGCCTACACAACTAGGGTTGGATCCGGTCCTTTCCCAACAGAACTATTGAGTAAGACTGGCGATTTGCTTCGTGCTTCTGGAATGGAATTTGGTACTACAACAGGTCGTCCTAGGCGTTGTGGCTGGCTTGATATAGTTGCACTTAAATACTGTTGCCAAATCAATGGTTTCTCATCTTTGAATCTCACAAAACTCGATGTCTTAACTGGACTCGAGGAAATTAAGCTGGGTACCTCATACTACACCGATGACGGTAACACTGTCCAATCATTCCCGGCAGATCTTGATCTTCTAGAGCAAATAAAG GTCAAATATGAGGCCCTTCCTGGATGGGAGCAAGACATTTCCTCAATACGAGACTACAGTGATCTCCCAGAAACTGCTCGTCGCTATGTGGAGAGGATAGAGGAACTGGTCGGCATTCCAGTCCACTACATTGGTGTCGGGCCTGGACGTGACGCCCTCATATACAAATAA
- the LOC136474181 gene encoding pescadillo homolog, whose translation MPKHYRPAGKKKEGNAAKYITRTKAVNYLQVSLAIFRKLCILKGVFPRQPKKKVEGNHKTYYHTKDIAFLAHDPLIEKFREIKVHRRKVKKAVAKKNRDLADRLLNRPPTYKLDRLVLERYPTFVDALRDLDDCLTMVHLFAALPAVDGERVEVKRIHNCRRLSHEWQAYISRTHSLRKTFISVKGIYYQAEVQGQKITWLTPHALQQVLTDDVDFNVMLSFLEFYETLLGFVNFKLYHSINVNYPPILDPRLEALAAELYALCRYMSAGSRRMIGNSQSDEVMEDKDEKTKADGVIEEDKDVKNKASSKADESELRLAQLQHQLPTNEPGALMNLVEESTADDADDDDTKECKGLFKNLKFYLSREVPRESLLFIIPAFGGTVSWEGEGAPFKEEDEDTTHQIVDRPTQSHVFLSREYVQPQWVFDCVNARIILPTEGYLVGRVPPPHLSPFVDNDAEGYIPEYAETIKRLQAAARNEVLPLPGIGDEDLDNSLVAAMMDRTESNEAAEKKRKLEMLEKQYHDELKMEIDGVAFSSLSNKEGDKSPDAKDDTQSDREEDASKQEEKDDDDIGTALMSRRQRGLYKAMKMGKEKKKEKIELLKKRKKNTDSSASSKKRH comes from the exons atgccgaAGCACTACCGCCCTGCG GGTAAGAAGAAGGAGGGGAATGCGGCAAAGTACATCACGAGGACCAAGGCGGTTAACTACCTGCAAGTTAGCCTCGCAATCTTCAG GAAGCTATGCATTCTAAAGGGTGTCTTTCCGCGGCAGCCAAAGAAGAAGGTGGAAGGGAACCACAAGACCTACTACCACACGAAGGATATTGCATTCCTTGCTCATGACCCTTTGATCGAGAAGTTCAG GGAGATTAAGGTTCATCGAAGGAAGGTTAAAAAGGCTGTTGCTAAGAAAAACAGGGATCTCGCAGACAGGCTGTTGAATCGGCCACCAACTTACAAGCTTGATAGGCTTGTCCTTGAAAG GTATCCAACATTTGTTGACGCTCTTCGTGACTTGGATGACTGCCTTACAATGGTGCATCTGTTTGCGGCATTACCTGCTGTTGATGGTGAACGTGTTGAAGTCAAACGAATCCATAACTGCCGCAG GTTAAGCCATGAATGGCAAGCATACATATCCCGAACTCATTCCCTGAGAAAGACATTTATTTCCGTGAAGGGCATATATTACCAG GCTGAAGTTCAAGGACAAAAGATAACCTGGCTAACTCCTCATGCTCTTCAGCAAGTATTAACCGATGATGTTGATTTCAATGTGATGCTCTCTTTTCTAGAATTCTATGAG ACTCTTCTAGGATTTGTGAACTTCAAGCTCTATCATTCAATAAATGTAAATTATCCTCCTATTCTGGATCCACGTCTGGAAGCTTTAGCTGCTG AGCTATATGCATTGTGCAGATACATGTCTGCTGGTTCCAGAAGAATGATTGGGAATTCACAATCTGACGAAGTTATGGAGGATAAGGACGAGAAGACTAAAGCTGATGGAGTAATTGAGGAAGACAAGGATGTGAAGAATAAAGCAAGCTCAAAAGCAGATGAATCTGAGCTCAGATTAGCACAGCTTCAACATCAGCTCCCAACTAATGAACCTGGTGCACTGATGAATCTTGTAGAAGAATCGACTGCTGATGATGCAGATGATGACGATACTAAAGAATGTAAAGGTTTATTTAAGAACTTAAAGTTCTACTTGAGTCGGGAG GTGCCTAGGGAGTCCCTATTATTTATTATCCCAGCGTTTGGAGGGACTGTTTCATGGGAAGGAGAAGGAGCTCCGTttaaagaagaagatgaagataccACTCACCAG ATTGTTGATAGGCCGACACAAAGCCATGTTTTCCTCTCCAGGGAGTATGTTCAACCACAGTGGGTCTTTGATTGTGTAAACGCTCGTATCATATTGCCGACAGAAGGTTATCTTGTTGGAAG AGTACCTCCACCACATTTGTCTCCTTTTGTGGACAATGATGCAGAGGGCTACATTCCTGAGTATGCAGAGACAATAAAGAGGCTGCAAGCTGCTGCACGCAATGAGGTCTTGCCTCTTCCAGGTATTGGTGATGAAGATCTAGACAATTCATTGGTAGCAGCAATGATGGATCGAACAGAATCTAACGAAGCTGCTGAAAAGAAGAGGAAG TTGGAGATGCTAGAGAAGCAATACCATGATGAACTGAAGATGGAAATTGATGGTGTTGCTTTCTCTAGTCTGTCAAATAAGGAAGGAGATAAATCACCAGATGCCAAAGATGATACTCAGTCAGATCGCGAGGAGGATGCCAGTAAACaagaggagaaggatgatgatgacattggTACTGCTCTCATGTCTCGCAGGCAGAGAGGCCTTTATAAAGCTATGAAG ATgggcaaagaaaagaaaaaagagaaaattgAGCTACTTAAGAAGAGAAAAAAGAACACGGATTCTAGTGCTTCTTCCAAGAAGCGGCACTGA